Genomic window (Streptomyces sp. TG1A-60):
TCGCCGCCGGCGCCCGATGACCTGTCACCGGGGACGGCGTGCGGCGCTTCGTCGCCCACCTCGATGGAGAACTGTTTCTCCTCCTCGATCAGCACCACCCGCACCGGCGCGGAGATACCCCCGCTCTGATGCAGTCCGACGGCACGGCTGCACGCCTCGCCGACGGCCAACCTGACCTCGTCGAGGACGGCCTCGTCCACTCCGGCCCTGCGCGCCACCGCTGCCGCCACCAGTCGGGCGGTCCGGACGTGCTCGGGCAGCGCGCTGAAACGGAGTTCAACGGTGGCCATGCATCCCCCTCGGAACTACGGGCGTGCTGTCAGAGGGCCGGGCCCTCGGGCCCGGTCCCCCTCATGCGTCTCCGGCCGTTCCGGGCGCGGGGCCCGGGCGGGCGTGATCAGTCGGTGGCCGCCACCGCTTCGTCGACCGAGGTGTGAATCGGGAACACCTTGGTCAGACCGGTGATACGGAAGATCTTCAAAATCCGCTCCTGGTTGCACACCAGGCGCAGCGAGCCCTCATGGGCCCGTACTCGCTTCAGGCCGCCCACCAGTACGCCGAGCCCGGTGGAGTCGAGGAAGTCGACGCCCTCCATGTCGACGACGAGGTGGAAACTCCCGTCGTTGACCAGCTCGACCAGCTGCTCACGCAGCTTGGGCGCGGTATAAACGTCGATTTCGCCACCGACCTCGACGACCGTACGATCGCCGACGGTACGGGTCGACAGGGACAGGTCCACGGATCCTCCAGCACCTTGCTATCGAGCGTTCGCCCCTCGGGACACCTCGGCTTGAAAGCCCCCGGGACGGTTCGCCAGCCGCGATGGCATTCAATCACTTACCGGCAGGCGTGCACGACGCCTTGGCTCCATTGTCCGTCACGCCGGTGACACACTCGATGCCGATGGCCAAGAATCACCGATCCGATCGATCCTCGACGGACACCGCCCCCAG
Coding sequences:
- a CDS encoding ATP-binding protein: MATVELRFSALPEHVRTARLVAAAVARRAGVDEAVLDEVRLAVGEACSRAVGLHQSGGISAPVRVVLIEEEKQFSIEVGDEAPHAVPGDRSSGAGGDADVDSEEDDMGLAVISGLVDDVEVMAGEHGGQIRMTWPTTPPVAALP
- the bldG gene encoding anti-sigma factor antagonist BldG; protein product: MDLSLSTRTVGDRTVVEVGGEIDVYTAPKLREQLVELVNDGSFHLVVDMEGVDFLDSTGLGVLVGGLKRVRAHEGSLRLVCNQERILKIFRITGLTKVFPIHTSVDEAVAATD